A genomic region of Methanosarcina thermophila TM-1 contains the following coding sequences:
- a CDS encoding sarcinarray family MAST domain-containing protein, with amino-acid sequence MRAGIMFLGLILLLLIDTVSASSPYCSIDVYYNDKMLPGDEVAKPILKIDELFKIKITMTLNQTSRLFIEIDSIGSESPYEVIEGPSKFSEKKHFESLDPGVYNFEWLLRPTEEWADWSMPVNFWYQIHEKGKDEPAVKGEFTVAYPYISNEYYEGEVPSSETQPTQQSTSENSSSPTASTPAFSLATAILALVILFFKFSRQ; translated from the coding sequence ATGAGAGCAGGAATTATGTTTTTAGGATTAATTTTATTGTTACTTATCGATACTGTTTCTGCATCTTCTCCTTACTGTTCAATAGATGTATACTATAACGATAAGATGCTACCTGGGGATGAAGTAGCAAAACCAATTCTGAAAATTGATGAGCTTTTCAAAATCAAAATCACTATGACATTAAATCAAACATCTAGACTATTTATTGAAATTGACAGTATTGGATCTGAATCTCCTTATGAGGTGATTGAGGGTCCTTCTAAGTTTTCTGAGAAAAAGCATTTTGAGTCCTTAGATCCAGGAGTATATAATTTTGAATGGCTTTTGAGACCTACTGAAGAATGGGCAGATTGGTCTATGCCCGTAAATTTCTGGTACCAAATACACGAAAAAGGGAAAGATGAGCCTGCTGTAAAAGGAGAATTCACAGTTGCATACCCTTATATCTCCAACGAATACTACGAAGGCGAAGTTCCATCTTCGGAAACTCAACCCACCCAACAGTCAACCTCAGAAAACTCATCTTCCCCAACAGCATCTACACCAGCTTTCAGTTTAGCAACTGCTATTCTGGCGCTTGTGATTTTATTCTTCAAATTTTCCCGCCAGTAG
- a CDS encoding metallophosphoesterase family protein, translating to MAREIRILHTADTHLGYRQYHSENRRKDFFAAFELVVNDAVEMQVDAVVHAGDLFDSRNPTLEDLLETMNILARLKEAGIPFLGIVGNHESKQNIQWLDLFEEMGLAVRLGKKPFMVGNAAIYGIDSVPKSKIPIFDYSGFEAPDSSLSTLSNPSTPEENFWKLLVMHQIVNPFPYAEWDCDEVLENLPFKVDAILLGDYHEHAIIKNKTGETWITYSGSTERNAVSEKEARSYNIITLSEKGLEISRRTIPTRNFLSIQVELNGEDNPYEQIFSKVNEHLEEIPGSVVFLEIIGDSGPVLSQSELEEYLINKKAIVANVKDWRTKESFPEEALKITFSDPDHAVASEIRKMSLNDGGLIINEVVRSPDISKSRVDEETESRLSKLIEAKAEEFKSPDFRIEVPASPISPASSTSDSGFSGLEELKPSGESEPDKNFRSAMEIGFAGKAEFSGETGLSGKTRPIEVIAGKLEITELSGVLRTSDLDEKTKMKSVSQPVSQLHETKLASKPESELPDNEPGKEAQKPSEFAVNSKSQEETSGKSEKLTEEKPARATGLTRKAGKAGQKKGKSKSAVPRQYNLGDYL from the coding sequence ATGGCCAGGGAAATAAGGATACTCCATACTGCTGACACGCATCTGGGATACAGGCAGTACCACAGTGAGAACCGGAGAAAGGATTTTTTTGCAGCTTTCGAGCTTGTCGTAAACGATGCGGTTGAGATGCAGGTCGATGCCGTAGTGCATGCGGGAGACCTTTTTGATTCGAGGAACCCGACCCTTGAAGATCTCCTTGAGACAATGAATATCCTGGCACGGCTCAAGGAGGCTGGCATACCTTTTCTCGGGATTGTCGGGAACCATGAGAGCAAGCAGAATATCCAGTGGCTTGACCTTTTCGAGGAAATGGGGCTTGCGGTAAGGCTTGGGAAAAAACCATTTATGGTAGGCAATGCAGCTATTTACGGGATTGATAGCGTCCCGAAATCAAAAATTCCCATATTCGATTACTCAGGCTTTGAGGCGCCGGATTCCAGCCTTTCTACCTTATCTAATCCTTCTACTCCAGAAGAAAACTTCTGGAAACTGCTTGTAATGCACCAGATCGTGAATCCTTTTCCATATGCGGAGTGGGACTGTGATGAGGTGCTTGAAAACCTGCCTTTCAAGGTTGATGCAATTCTTCTTGGCGATTACCATGAACATGCAATAATTAAAAACAAAACAGGCGAGACATGGATCACTTACTCCGGAAGCACGGAGCGGAATGCAGTTTCCGAAAAGGAAGCCCGTTCCTATAATATCATCACGCTTTCCGAAAAAGGACTTGAGATCAGCAGGCGCACGATCCCGACCAGGAATTTTCTTTCCATCCAGGTAGAGTTAAATGGGGAAGATAATCCATATGAGCAGATTTTCTCTAAAGTAAACGAGCATTTAGAAGAAATTCCGGGTTCCGTGGTCTTTCTGGAAATTATCGGGGATTCTGGTCCAGTCCTGTCACAGAGCGAGCTTGAGGAATACCTGATTAATAAAAAGGCTATTGTGGCAAACGTTAAAGACTGGAGAACAAAAGAATCCTTCCCTGAGGAAGCCCTAAAGATCACCTTCTCCGATCCTGATCATGCAGTTGCAAGTGAAATCAGAAAAATGAGCTTAAACGACGGTGGGCTGATTATTAACGAAGTTGTCCGGAGCCCGGATATCTCAAAGTCAAGAGTGGACGAAGAAACCGAAAGCCGGCTTTCGAAGCTCATTGAGGCTAAAGCTGAGGAATTCAAAAGCCCTGATTTTAGAATAGAAGTGCCTGCCAGCCCTATTTCCCCTGCCAGTTCAACATCCGATTCTGGATTTTCGGGACTTGAAGAATTAAAACCCAGCGGAGAGAGCGAACCGGATAAAAATTTTAGATCAGCTATGGAAATTGGTTTTGCTGGGAAAGCTGAATTCTCAGGAGAGACTGGACTTTCAGGGAAAACCAGGCCTATAGAGGTAATTGCCGGAAAGCTTGAAATTACTGAACTATCAGGCGTCCTCAGGACTTCAGACCTAGATGAGAAAACTAAAATGAAATCTGTAAGTCAGCCTGTAAGTCAACTTCATGAAACTAAACTTGCAAGCAAACCTGAAAGTGAACTTCCTGATAACGAGCCTGGGAAAGAGGCTCAAAAGCCGTCTGAGTTCGCGGTTAATAGCAAATCTCAAGAGGAGACATCAGGCAAATCCGAGAAGCTGACTGAAGAAAAACCTGCAAGGGCTACGGGATTAACCAGAAAAGCGGGAAAGGCAGGGCAGAAAAAAGGAAAAAGCAAGTCTGCCGTACCACGACAGTATAACCTTGGTGATTACCTTTGA
- a CDS encoding DNA double-strand break repair ATPase Rad50 yields MKLKNLYIENIRSYKKLNFTFEDGVTVISGVNGSGKSSLLEACFMGLFGSKILSKDFVLADVIFKGAENAKISLGFEHLGQDYLIEQAFRYSPKSENASSSKCVLYANGECIVDQATRTYEEVCSLLNMDEEAYRNCAYIRQGEIDVLINAKPKDRQRMIDDLLQLGKLEEYRERAGSAKTAVRRLQRDVGNNLSAIKAEIEKIESTEPHAVLRGLKQKIKECDAALEKCNKDKEVAAAQKEKLDMMAAEYRERLQEINTLKQALLKSQEGKASCIRERETLSGEAREQRQVLLELGRENNSIREECGFGDLDIETLSLQQEKEEFLAREKMNGISKELALLLREEEVHTQALSDLEKEKVEVEQIFVQCRADIEAANEEIERNRKSILKIEEENERLKETAKDTINFSETYEISLFIKELEEKENLLRERRNEASTKLALAFKEKETGDINLLTLDKELQNLKAAVRRGKTEIEILEERLRENARAVQEVQEQKSEASTGLKGLGFTEEQLEDLEYLSELLLESKNRLHGREKELEATIRELDKVLRKNQQLLAEGKCPTCGQELKGSEIACMTEESEQKKEKLTAELLDIKLQQAEIEKKLNRLKDAKKLEKIISDYDLEIEKLRNKAKELQERITIHKTRTEEDSLKLEGLIRQKQELETKMGQLLPDIKALQGWEEAARKAHSESEKTLREARAFEKKLAENASEIDALNGKIRTSLALIENYGQRLGELNEKLISLAERENLEKEKLKALGVELEALRTKEDLAKKAHQKSENLLQQVKKLRANLLRMDVIKHKISELEASIKNLTEKIDFFDQEIFERSERVKQLERKLQGYRFEDLQNKRAQLEAYQANISEKIRQITASKDAFLKDAGMVENSLKRRNELKEELRALENRQLYLEAVYSNAEDLENMYMRVRADMRARNIEALSTLLNEMFSFMYTNNAYSHIELDSEYNLTVYRKDGTPLQPKLLSGGERAIFNLALRCAIYRLLALGFGGDRADGLPPMILDEPTVFLDRGHINQLLKLIDLMRSIGVGQIIVVSHDETLIDSADHVFLVEKDPLTNMSSIVKI; encoded by the coding sequence TTGAAGCTCAAAAACCTGTATATCGAAAACATCCGGAGTTATAAGAAACTGAATTTTACATTTGAAGACGGAGTTACAGTCATTTCCGGAGTTAATGGGAGCGGGAAGTCCAGCCTGCTTGAAGCCTGTTTTATGGGACTTTTTGGGAGCAAAATTCTTTCAAAGGATTTCGTGCTTGCAGATGTAATCTTTAAAGGGGCTGAAAATGCGAAAATAAGCCTGGGTTTTGAGCATTTAGGGCAGGATTATCTTATCGAACAGGCTTTCAGGTATTCGCCTAAGAGTGAAAATGCTTCGAGCTCAAAATGCGTACTCTATGCCAACGGAGAATGTATTGTCGATCAGGCTACACGGACTTACGAAGAGGTCTGTTCCCTTTTAAATATGGATGAAGAGGCATACAGGAACTGTGCTTACATCCGGCAGGGCGAAATTGATGTACTCATTAATGCAAAGCCAAAAGACAGGCAGCGTATGATTGATGACCTTTTACAGCTTGGAAAACTTGAAGAGTACAGGGAAAGAGCAGGGAGTGCAAAAACAGCTGTCAGAAGGCTTCAAAGGGATGTAGGTAACAACCTTTCAGCCATAAAAGCCGAAATCGAGAAAATTGAAAGTACAGAACCGCATGCAGTGCTGAGGGGGCTCAAGCAGAAGATAAAGGAATGCGATGCAGCATTAGAAAAATGTAATAAGGATAAAGAGGTTGCAGCAGCCCAAAAAGAAAAACTCGATATGATGGCTGCAGAGTACAGGGAGCGACTTCAAGAAATAAACACTCTGAAACAGGCTCTACTTAAATCCCAGGAGGGTAAAGCTAGCTGCATCAGAGAAAGAGAAACCCTCTCAGGAGAAGCCCGTGAGCAAAGGCAGGTTTTGCTCGAACTGGGAAGGGAAAATAATTCTATCCGGGAGGAATGCGGCTTTGGAGACCTTGATATTGAGACACTGAGCTTGCAACAGGAAAAAGAAGAGTTCCTTGCCAGGGAAAAGATGAATGGAATCTCAAAAGAACTAGCTCTCCTTCTAAGGGAAGAGGAAGTCCACACTCAGGCTTTAAGTGACCTTGAGAAAGAGAAGGTTGAGGTTGAACAGATTTTTGTGCAGTGCAGGGCTGATATAGAAGCTGCAAATGAGGAAATCGAAAGAAACAGGAAGAGTATCCTGAAAATCGAGGAAGAAAATGAAAGACTTAAGGAAACTGCGAAAGATACTATAAATTTCTCCGAAACCTATGAGATTTCCTTATTTATAAAGGAACTGGAAGAAAAAGAAAACTTATTGCGTGAAAGGAGAAACGAAGCCTCTACAAAGCTTGCTCTTGCCTTCAAAGAAAAAGAAACTGGAGATATAAATCTTCTCACGCTCGATAAGGAACTTCAAAATCTCAAAGCTGCAGTTCGTAGGGGCAAAACCGAAATTGAGATCCTTGAAGAAAGGCTCCGGGAGAATGCAAGGGCAGTTCAGGAAGTCCAGGAACAGAAGTCTGAAGCTTCCACAGGGTTAAAGGGGCTTGGGTTCACCGAAGAACAGCTAGAGGATCTGGAATATCTGAGTGAACTGCTTCTGGAGAGTAAAAACAGGCTGCATGGGCGGGAAAAAGAGCTAGAGGCGACCATCAGGGAGCTTGATAAGGTACTCCGTAAAAACCAGCAATTGCTTGCCGAAGGAAAATGTCCAACCTGTGGGCAGGAGCTTAAAGGCTCAGAGATTGCCTGCATGACAGAGGAATCTGAACAGAAGAAAGAAAAGCTTACAGCAGAACTTCTTGATATAAAGCTCCAGCAGGCTGAGATTGAGAAAAAGCTCAACCGATTAAAGGATGCAAAAAAACTGGAGAAAATAATCTCGGATTATGATCTGGAAATCGAAAAACTCAGGAATAAGGCAAAAGAGCTTCAAGAAAGGATAACGATCCACAAAACCCGGACTGAAGAAGATTCTCTTAAACTTGAGGGACTTATCAGGCAAAAGCAGGAACTTGAAACTAAAATGGGTCAGCTCCTACCCGATATAAAAGCCCTTCAGGGCTGGGAGGAGGCAGCCAGGAAAGCCCACAGTGAGAGTGAAAAAACGCTTCGAGAGGCAAGAGCCTTTGAGAAAAAGCTTGCTGAAAACGCGTCAGAGATTGATGCCCTGAATGGAAAAATAAGGACATCTCTTGCACTGATTGAAAACTACGGACAAAGGCTAGGAGAGCTCAATGAAAAATTGATAAGCCTTGCCGAACGTGAGAATCTGGAAAAGGAGAAACTCAAGGCTCTGGGAGTTGAGCTTGAGGCATTGAGGACGAAAGAAGACCTGGCAAAAAAAGCCCATCAGAAAAGTGAGAATCTCCTCCAGCAAGTAAAAAAGCTCAGAGCGAATCTGCTCCGCATGGATGTCATAAAGCACAAAATTTCCGAGCTCGAAGCTTCCATAAAGAACCTGACGGAAAAGATCGATTTCTTTGACCAGGAGATCTTTGAGAGAAGCGAGCGGGTGAAACAGCTTGAGAGAAAGCTACAGGGATACAGGTTTGAAGATCTCCAGAATAAACGTGCCCAGCTTGAAGCATATCAGGCAAACATTTCCGAGAAAATCCGACAAATTACGGCTTCAAAAGATGCATTTTTAAAGGACGCCGGTATGGTCGAGAACAGCTTAAAACGCCGCAATGAGCTGAAAGAAGAACTCAGGGCTCTTGAAAACAGACAGCTATATCTTGAAGCCGTGTACAGTAATGCTGAGGATCTTGAGAACATGTATATGCGTGTTCGGGCTGATATGCGGGCAAGAAACATAGAGGCCCTTTCTACCCTGCTGAATGAAATGTTTAGCTTCATGTACACGAACAATGCATATTCCCATATAGAACTTGACTCGGAGTATAACCTTACGGTTTACAGAAAAGACGGTACGCCTCTTCAGCCCAAACTCCTCAGCGGGGGAGAACGTGCCATTTTTAATCTTGCCCTGCGCTGTGCTATCTACAGACTTCTTGCTCTCGGTTTTGGCGGTGACAGGGCAGATGGGCTTCCGCCAATGATTCTAGACGAGCCCACGGTTTTCCTGGACCGCGGACATATAAACCAGCTTTTGAAACTCATAGACCTGATGCGCAGCATAGGGGTAGGTCAGATTATTGTAGTCTCTCATGATGAAACCCTGATAGATTCCGCAGACCACGTCTTCCTGGTAGAAAAAGACCCTCTTACCAATATGTCGTCTATTGTAAAAATCTAA
- a CDS encoding C15orf41 family protein, whose translation MDRQTYKEIYNSLHDFKDVFRLSEEYSKPVGVIATILNQKVVKKTRFKHRKIYSRENELFLKWKQGRTILDLAEYTGFPPTLMASLIMKKCEISKKNINRFFKHVDLIENRRLRREVKRALEADHFFSPHAHEMQCKKGEMGEALIQKWLDDRGIPYCTEAEIRAKGEGKTPDFVLSDPVCIDNLMVNWIESKALFGDDFEHEHYSKKQFREYAEIFGEGMVVYWYGYLEDLPAEGYLVKNYSFFEEYKEEIDELFNYLVYW comes from the coding sequence ATGGACCGCCAGACATATAAGGAAATATACAATTCACTGCATGACTTTAAAGATGTTTTCCGCCTTTCGGAAGAATACTCTAAACCTGTTGGAGTGATTGCAACAATTCTCAACCAGAAAGTTGTGAAAAAGACGAGATTCAAACACAGGAAAATTTATTCCAGAGAAAATGAGCTTTTTTTAAAATGGAAACAGGGACGTACCATTCTTGATCTCGCAGAATACACAGGCTTTCCTCCGACCCTCATGGCCTCGCTTATTATGAAAAAATGTGAAATTTCCAAGAAAAATATAAACCGGTTTTTTAAACATGTAGATTTAATCGAAAATCGTCGCCTTAGAAGGGAAGTCAAAAGAGCCCTGGAAGCCGATCATTTCTTTTCCCCTCATGCTCATGAGATGCAGTGTAAAAAAGGCGAGATGGGAGAAGCACTCATCCAGAAATGGCTCGATGATAGGGGAATTCCGTATTGCACCGAAGCAGAGATTCGGGCTAAAGGAGAAGGCAAGACCCCAGATTTTGTGCTTTCAGACCCTGTATGCATAGACAACCTCATGGTCAACTGGATTGAAAGCAAAGCCTTATTTGGGGATGACTTCGAACACGAGCATTATTCGAAGAAGCAGTTTAGAGAATATGCCGAAATCTTCGGGGAAGGTATGGTTGTTTACTGGTACGGGTATCTCGAAGACCTCCCTGCAGAGGGTTACCTCGTAAAGAACTACAGCTTTTTTGAGGAATATAAAGAAGAAATTGATGAGCTTTTTAATTATCTGGTATACTGGTAA
- a CDS encoding ribose-phosphate diphosphokinase: protein MKIIGGPASQLLASRTARALGTEPVLCEFNRFPDGELYLRIAEETENERVTLIQSTPTDSDLVSLLQLIDACEGASELNVVIPYMGYARQDKRFKPGEPISARAVARCINADRIFTINIHEKSVLKHFPSPAENLDAAKLVGEYIAGLGLENPLLLAPDSGAEGLIKNVSSGLGFEYDHLEKTRLSGDTVVIKTKNLDVTGRRVVLVDDMIATGGTMAESIKMLKNQGAEDVYIACIHPVLARNAALRLFNAGVKDIIGTDTLERAESRLSVAPLIADALKGL from the coding sequence TTGAAGATCATAGGTGGACCAGCATCACAATTACTAGCCAGCCGCACTGCCCGAGCTTTAGGGACAGAGCCTGTGCTCTGCGAGTTTAATCGCTTCCCTGATGGGGAACTTTACCTCCGAATCGCAGAAGAAACCGAAAACGAGCGCGTGACCCTTATCCAGAGCACGCCCACCGACTCGGATCTTGTTTCCCTGCTCCAGCTTATTGATGCCTGTGAAGGCGCAAGTGAACTCAATGTTGTAATTCCTTACATGGGATACGCCAGACAGGATAAGAGATTCAAACCCGGAGAGCCGATCAGTGCTCGCGCAGTCGCCCGCTGCATCAACGCTGACCGAATTTTTACCATAAATATCCATGAAAAAAGCGTGCTTAAACACTTCCCCAGCCCTGCGGAAAACCTTGATGCAGCTAAACTGGTAGGGGAGTATATTGCAGGGCTTGGCCTGGAAAATCCTCTTCTGCTCGCTCCTGATTCCGGAGCCGAAGGACTTATAAAGAATGTCTCTTCAGGGCTGGGCTTTGAGTATGACCATCTTGAGAAAACAAGGCTAAGCGGGGATACGGTTGTAATCAAGACAAAGAATCTCGATGTCACAGGCAGGCGTGTTGTCCTTGTAGATGATATGATTGCAACAGGCGGAACAATGGCAGAATCCATCAAAATGCTCAAAAATCAGGGAGCAGAAGATGTTTATATTGCTTGCATACATCCCGTACTTGCAAGGAATGCAGCTTTAAGGCTCTTCAATGCAGGAGTAAAGGATATAATCGGAACCGATACCCTTGAGAGAGCCGAGAGCAGGTTGAGTGTTGCCCCCCTGATTGCAGACGCCCTCAAAGGGCTCTGA
- the moaC gene encoding cyclic pyranopterin monophosphate synthase MoaC: MEKQFTHIEFGRARMVDISEKREIPRLARAAGEIMLSRGTIEKIKTGTVEKGNVLATARVAAVLAVKKTPEIIPMCHQIPITAIDVDFEIGEEIISAVVEVRTVGKTGVEMEALTGVSAALLTIWDMVKSAEKDESGNYPNTSIQNIRVLEKLKG; the protein is encoded by the coding sequence GTGGAAAAGCAGTTTACTCACATTGAATTCGGCAGAGCGCGTATGGTAGACATTAGCGAAAAGCGCGAAATTCCAAGACTGGCTCGAGCTGCTGGGGAAATTATGCTTTCCAGGGGAACCATAGAGAAGATAAAAACCGGAACGGTGGAAAAGGGCAATGTGCTTGCAACTGCTCGAGTTGCAGCTGTGCTTGCGGTTAAAAAGACACCAGAGATAATCCCAATGTGCCACCAGATTCCAATCACAGCCATAGATGTGGATTTTGAAATCGGGGAAGAAATAATTTCGGCTGTAGTTGAGGTCAGGACTGTCGGGAAAACAGGGGTTGAGATGGAAGCTCTTACAGGGGTTTCGGCAGCTTTGCTGACTATATGGGACATGGTGAAATCGGCGGAAAAAGATGAAAGTGGGAATTACCCCAATACTTCAATACAGAATATTCGGGTGCTCGAAAAGCTTAAAGGGTGA
- a CDS encoding bifunctional ADP-dependent NAD(P)H-hydrate dehydratase/NAD(P)H-hydrate epimerase has product MKCISSLRMKAIDRNCEYLGLLPIQLMENAGAAIAQSVREKLGSGRVLFIAGRGNNGGDAFVAARHLAGSSGYIVKLILLGKARDIGTKEAFHNFSLLKFSRVEVIEITDSSQFEAEASDWYSEADLLVDAIFGTGIKGKIKEPESTAIDYINREGRAGKKIISIDIPSGLDPDGGSFEKAVHAGLTVTFHRMKTGLMSEKAKEYTGIIRVAEIGISADAEQYVGPGDLMTLRRRESSGHKGDSGRILVIGGGPYSGAPALAALAALKAGADLVTAAVPANVAEIVASYSPNLIVRKLSSNILCPEDVSILLDLINSHNVVVMGMGLGRAPETLETVRKILPFCRKAVLDADALAALSDTVFESLAGNCDLIITPHAGEFALLRDMKTPENQDSRIKAVREFSEKKGVVTLLKGKIDIISDGKQTLLNRTGNTGMTVGGTGDVLAGLTGSLFSRNPAFLAAACAAYINGAAGDLAFEKAGNGLLATDILEKIPEIIKEADIG; this is encoded by the coding sequence ATGAAGTGCATCAGTTCTCTGAGAATGAAAGCAATAGACAGAAATTGTGAGTATCTTGGACTTCTACCTATACAGTTAATGGAGAATGCAGGTGCCGCTATTGCACAGAGTGTCCGGGAAAAGCTTGGAAGCGGCAGGGTACTTTTTATCGCAGGTAGGGGTAACAACGGAGGGGACGCTTTTGTTGCCGCCAGGCATCTCGCAGGCTCTTCAGGTTATATAGTAAAGTTAATCCTGCTGGGAAAAGCCAGAGATATCGGAACAAAAGAAGCTTTTCACAACTTCTCCCTGCTGAAGTTCAGCCGCGTAGAAGTGATTGAAATAACGGATTCGAGCCAGTTTGAAGCAGAGGCTTCGGACTGGTACTCAGAGGCTGACCTGCTTGTAGACGCTATATTCGGAACCGGGATAAAAGGAAAGATAAAAGAACCCGAATCCACTGCTATTGATTATATAAACCGGGAAGGAAGAGCCGGAAAAAAAATAATCTCGATTGATATACCCTCAGGACTTGACCCTGACGGTGGAAGCTTTGAGAAAGCCGTGCATGCAGGACTTACAGTCACTTTTCACCGTATGAAAACAGGGCTCATGAGCGAGAAGGCAAAAGAGTACACTGGAATTATAAGGGTTGCCGAGATAGGAATTTCTGCCGACGCCGAACAATATGTTGGTCCAGGGGATCTGATGACACTCCGCAGGCGGGAATCCTCAGGGCATAAAGGTGATTCCGGAAGAATCCTTGTTATTGGAGGCGGTCCGTACTCGGGCGCTCCTGCACTTGCGGCTCTTGCAGCCCTTAAAGCTGGGGCAGATCTTGTAACCGCAGCAGTCCCAGCAAATGTAGCAGAAATCGTGGCATCTTATTCTCCGAACCTGATTGTCCGAAAACTTTCTTCGAATATTCTCTGCCCTGAGGATGTCTCAATCCTCCTGGACCTCATAAATTCCCATAATGTAGTCGTGATGGGGATGGGATTAGGAAGAGCACCTGAAACCCTGGAAACCGTCCGGAAAATCCTTCCCTTTTGCAGGAAAGCAGTCCTGGATGCTGATGCTCTTGCAGCCCTATCAGACACTGTCTTTGAAAGCCTTGCAGGCAACTGTGATTTGATAATAACCCCGCACGCAGGAGAGTTTGCCCTCTTGAGGGATATGAAAACCCCTGAAAATCAGGATTCCCGCATTAAAGCTGTCAGGGAATTCTCGGAGAAAAAAGGGGTTGTAACACTTCTAAAAGGAAAAATCGACATAATTTCGGATGGGAAACAGACCCTGCTGAACAGGACAGGAAATACAGGCATGACAGTTGGAGGCACAGGTGATGTCCTGGCAGGGCTCACAGGATCACTATTTTCCAGAAATCCCGCGTTTCTTGCGGCTGCCTGCGCAGCGTACATTAATGGAGCAGCCGGGGATCTTGCTTTTGAGAAAGCAGGCAATGGGCTGCTTGCAACAGATATTCTGGAAAAAATCCCCGAAATAATTAAAGAAGCTGATATTGGATAA
- a CDS encoding DHH family phosphoesterase, whose translation MPNFSKDADSNLKNTVKPRYLVLGSGSVGFALAKELRESNKLVIIVDKDEAKVETLREEGFEAIVGDISDPELVDKIDLKNVVAILFLTSNNEANRKGIENFKMVVSPDVQLFSRASDIINKEKMEDLGADYVFMPSKLVATSLSRTLERAESVHRGNRLARWLKGIRDKKLAIVIHDNPDPDAISSGLALKEIAKTLGVEASILYHGRIGHQENKAFLNLLGIDLGKMEEYDLKDFDEIALIDCSVPGVNNMVPPNTYVGVVIDHHPPGDAEIKAEYIDIRPNFGATATIMTKYLQQLNINISKTLATALLYGIRTDTQDFKRKTDPADLSAASYLYPLSNHGILDQLEQPSMSIETLDVLGEAIRNRQVLGSYLLSNVGNIRDRDTLPQAADYLLSLEGISTTVVFGVTEDRIYISGRSNDIRINLGEVMRQAFGEDAGGHANAAGAQIPLGVFSATKDRQTLLRLVNEAVVKRFLSAVGVESTGE comes from the coding sequence TTGCCTAATTTTTCAAAGGATGCGGATAGCAATCTTAAAAATACAGTCAAGCCCAGATACCTTGTTCTGGGCAGTGGAAGTGTTGGTTTTGCGCTTGCGAAAGAGCTTAGGGAAAGCAATAAGCTCGTAATCATCGTTGATAAAGACGAAGCTAAGGTTGAAACTCTCAGGGAGGAAGGCTTTGAGGCTATTGTAGGCGATATCTCTGATCCTGAGCTCGTCGATAAGATTGATCTTAAGAACGTTGTTGCTATACTTTTCCTGACTTCCAATAATGAGGCGAACAGGAAGGGCATCGAAAATTTCAAAATGGTAGTTAGCCCCGACGTTCAGCTTTTTTCCAGAGCTTCGGACATTATTAACAAAGAAAAAATGGAAGATCTCGGGGCAGATTATGTCTTTATGCCTTCCAAGCTTGTTGCGACTTCCCTTTCCCGTACCCTCGAGAGAGCCGAGTCGGTTCACAGGGGCAACAGGCTTGCACGGTGGCTAAAAGGGATAAGGGATAAAAAACTTGCCATTGTTATTCATGATAATCCCGATCCGGATGCTATTTCAAGTGGACTTGCCCTGAAAGAGATTGCAAAGACTCTCGGGGTCGAAGCAAGCATCCTCTACCACGGCAGGATTGGGCATCAGGAAAACAAAGCCTTTTTAAATCTGCTCGGGATTGACCTCGGTAAGATGGAAGAGTACGACCTGAAAGACTTCGATGAGATCGCCCTGATAGACTGCTCGGTTCCCGGCGTTAATAATATGGTTCCCCCAAATACCTATGTGGGCGTTGTTATTGACCATCACCCACCCGGGGATGCCGAGATAAAAGCTGAGTATATAGATATCCGGCCGAATTTCGGGGCAACTGCTACTATAATGACAAAGTACTTGCAGCAGCTCAATATCAATATTTCCAAAACCCTTGCAACAGCCCTGCTCTATGGGATTCGGACTGACACCCAGGATTTCAAGCGGAAGACCGACCCTGCAGACCTTTCAGCTGCTTCGTACCTTTACCCCCTTTCGAATCACGGAATTCTGGACCAGCTTGAGCAGCCCTCAATGTCTATCGAAACCCTTGATGTGCTTGGAGAAGCCATCAGGAACCGGCAGGTGTTGGGAAGTTATCTTCTTTCAAATGTCGGCAATATACGGGATAGGGATACCCTCCCACAGGCTGCAGATTACCTTTTGAGCCTTGAGGGAATTTCTACAACTGTAGTTTTCGGGGTCACTGAAGACCGTATCTATATTTCCGGGCGCAGTAATGATATCAGGATTAATCTGGGTGAAGTCATGCGCCAGGCTTTCGGTGAAGATGCAGGTGGGCACGCAAACGCAGCGGGAGCCCAGATTCCCCTTGGGGTTTTCAGTGCTACGAAAGACCGGCAGACCTTACTGAGGCTGGTTAATGAAGCCGTTGTCAAAAGGTTCCTGAGTGCAGTTGGAGTCGAAAGTACGGGAGAGTAA